The segment CGCACGGGAAGCCGAGCTGGAAAAGCTGCACGTCGCCGTGCATTACGGTGCGGATACGGTCATGGATCTGTCCACCGGCGGCGACATTCCCGCCATCCGCGAGGCGATTCTACGCAGTTCGCCGGTGCCGATCGGCACCGTGCCCGTCTATGAGGCGTTGACCAAGGTGCGCCAAATTCGCGATCTCACGCCGGAGCTGCTGCTGGAGACCATCGAGAGCCAGGCCGAGCAGGGCGTCGATTACATGACCATCCACGCCGGCATCCTGCGTGACTATCTCCCGCTCACCAAAGAGCGCATCACCGGCATCGTCAGCCGCGGCGGCGCCATCCTGGCGGAATGGATGGTTGCCAACGGCAAGGAAAACCCGCTCTACGACCACTTCGACGCCATCTGCAAAATCTTCCGCAAATACGACGTGTCGTTTTCGCTCGGCGACAGCCTGCGCCCGGGCTCACTGCACGACGCCAGCGATGCCGCCCAGTTTGCCGAACTCAAAACCCTGGGCGAGCTCACCCGCCGCGCCTGGGAGCACGAGTGCCAGGTCATGATCGAGGGACCGGGACACATCCCGATGGACCAAATCCAGATGCAGGTCGAAAAAGAAGTGGCCCTCTGTCACGGCGCGCCCTTCTACACCCTCGGCCCGCTGGTCACGGACTTCGCGCCCGGCTACGACCACATCACCAGCGCCATCGGCGCCGCCATGATCGGCTGGCATGGCGCCGCCATGCTCTGCTACGTCACGCCCAAGGAACATCTCGGCCTGCCCAATGCGGAGGATGTGAAACAAGGCCTGATGGCCTACCGCATCGCCGCCCACGCTGCCGACATCGCCCGCCATCGGCCCGGCGCGCGCGACCGCGATGACGCCCTTTCGCGCGCCCGCAAGAGCTTCAACTGGCGCGAGCAGTTTGCGCTCTCGCTGGATCCGCCCACCGCCGAAGCCATGCACGACGAGACGCTGCCGCAATCGGGTTATAAGGATGCCCACTTCTGCTCCATGTGCGGCCCGCAGCACTGCTCCATGGCGCATGGTGTCGTCGACGACTACGTTGCCAATAGCGAACCGGAACCGGTGGGCAAGCGATGAGCGAAGCGCTGACGCCCGAGGAGCAAAAGCTCCGTACTGAGTTCAACGATTGGGCGGCGCACGGCAAGGGCGCCTCCATGGCGCGGCATCATCGTGCCATCACCGAGCGCATGTTTGCGCGCATCGGCTTTGCCCCGGGCGACCGCGTCCTCGACCTGGGCTGCGGTTCCGGCTGGGCGACGCGCCTCGCCGCCGAACGCGTGGGTCCGCAGGGCCTGGCGGTGGGCGTCGACGTCAGCGACGCCATGATCGCCCAGGCCGCAGATGCCGAATCGCCCCTCCACAATACCCGCTTCGTCGCCTCGCCCGCCGATCACATTCCCTGGTCGAACAATTTCTTTCGCTCCGTCTTCAGCGTTGAGAGCTTCTACTACTACCCCGACCCGCGTGCGGTGCTCGACGAACTCAAGCGCGTGCTCGTGCCCGGCGGCGGCCTGTTTCTGCTGATGTGCCTGTACACCGGCAATCCCAACGCCAAAAGCTGGATCCAGCAACTGGCCGTGCCGGTGCAGTACAAAAGTACCGAAGAATGGCGCGCCCTGCTGGCCGATGCCGGCTGGGCCGATGCCCGCATTGAAGAATTCCGCCCCGATCCAGCCGACAAAGAGCCCGACGAGCATGCCTACGCCTGCCTCGCTATGGCCCGTAAACCATAAGTAGAACCTGCCACTACGCGATCCGCGCCATGCGCTAGACCTCGCCCCAGCGCGGGCTGCACAGTTGCCATGAGACACTGAAAAAATGACGAGGCTTGTGGGCAGATTGCGCCTTCTACTTTTCCTGGCGGCAGTGGTCGCCACGACGGCGTGTGCGCATCGGACCGTCACGCCGGCGCCACCGGTGCCAGCTCCGGCGGCCGCCGCGGCCAATGCCGCCAATCCGCCCGATCCCGATGCCGTGAAAATGCCCGAGGCTCCCGGTAAAGCCGATGTCGTCCAGGTCTGCGGTGGCTGCCACACCCTCGCCCGAGTGGTCCGCCTGCGCCAGACGCGCAAGCAGTGGCAGGCGACGATTACGGAAATGAAAGGCAACGGCATGTTCGCCTCGCCCGCCGAACTTGCCCGCATCCTCGACTATCTCAGTCAGAACTATGGTCCGGCCCCTTCGGCCGGAGGTGGCGTCAGCCGCCAACCAGAGTAGCTGAACCGGCATCTAGCTTTCCCATGCCGGTGAGCGACCCTGGCCGTCCGCCCGCGCTGATCCTTTGCGCTCAAATTGCAGCTCTTGCCCTGACCCGCCGTCTTGGCCGCGCCGGCCTTGCGGTGGGCCTCTGGGATGTGGCGCCGGCCACAGGCCCTGATGCACCCGTGGCCATGCACTCCCGCTTTGCCCGTTGGCGGTTTACAGGCTCTGGCGGCGAGGACGCGGGTTGGGCCGATCAGTTGATTCAGGTGGCGCAGACGATGGGGAATCGGCCGGTTTTGGTCCCGACCAGCGATGACTCTCTGCTGCTGATTTCGCGCCAGCGCGAGCGGCTGATGCCGCACTTTCGCTTCCTGCTCCCGGACGCCGCGACACTGGAGATGCTACTCGACAAGCGCTGTCTGCATGAGGCCGCAGCGCGCTCTGGCGTGCCGGTGCCGCGCAGCATCCCGCTACGCTCGCGAGCCGACCTGGATTCCGCGGCGACAGAATTGGGCTTTCCGTGTCTGCTGAAATCGGCTTACGGCAAGGTCGGCCAGTCCGCCGTAAGCCGTCTGGCGGGTAAGGTGAGGGTGGCGAATCGCGAGCAGCTCCTGCGTGCATTTGCAGCGCTATCTGCCTGCGATGACCGGCTTATGTTGCAAGAGTTCTTGGCGGGCGGGGCCGACCGCGTGGCCCTCTATAACGCCTACTTTGATGCCCGCAGTGAGCCCATTGCGGTGTTTACGGGTCGCAAGCTGCGCCAATATCCGGAAGCCTTTGGCACCGCCTGTGCCAGTGAGGCCTGTGCCATGCCGGGGCTGGCTGAGCCACTGACGGCTTGGCTGCAGCAGCTCCGCTACATCGGTCCCATCGACATCGGTTTGAAATGGTCGGAGCGGGAAAAAGTCTACAAGTTGCTCGACGTGAACCCGCGCCTGGGGCAGAACTATCGGACTTTCGTGGGGGATGACCCCCAGCACGTCGATCTGGGTTGGCTCACCTATAACGAAGCGGCGGGTTTGCCACTGCCCCAAGTGCGCCCCCTGCGGGCTCTGCCACGGCGTTGGCGTATTGAAGACGATGACTTCCGCACCTGCCGCCACCTCTATCGGTGCGGCGCCTGGAGCGCCGCTGCCTGGCTGCTCGATGCCCTGCAATTTCAGTCCTTCCGGCATGAGTCGGCCTACTGGTCCTGGCCGGATCCGGCGCCGCTACTGCATCACGTCTCGAGGCAGTGGCGCCAGCACCGTCGCCACGCCCAGCACCGGCGGCACTCCGTGCGCGAGGAGTTCAATCACTGGGCCGAGCGCGGCGATGCTGTCCGCATGGAACACGAGCATCGTGCCTATGCCGAGCGCGTGCTCGAGCGCATGCAACTGCGGCCCGGTGACCGCGTGCTCGATTTAGGTTGTGGCTCAGGCTGGGCGGCCCAACTCGCCGCCGGGCGCCTGGGAGCGTACGGTCTGGCCGTCGGCCTCGATATCAGTGATGCCATGCTGCGCACCGCCAACCATCACGGCCCGGCTCGTTTGCTGTGCGCCTCTGCGGCGCGCATGCCCTTTCCCGACGCATGTTTCACCCATGTCCTGAGCGTCGAGAGCTTCTATTACCTGCCCGATTCCCGGGCTGCTCTAAGTGAAGTCCGCCGCATCCTGGCGCCCGGTGGCTGGTTGTACCTGCTGATGTTTCTTTACCGGGGCAATCCCCACGCGCGCCACTGGCAAAAACAGATTGCGGTGCCAGTACAATTGCGCAGTGCGCAGCAATGGCAGGAACTGCTGATGCGCTCCGGTTGGGCCGAAGTTCGCGTCGAGCAGTTTGGTCCCTCATGCAGCGCGGTGGACCCCGGCGGCCACGCCTGGGCTTGTTTGGCTGTCGCGCGTCATCCGCAACCGGCCGCCGCGGTGGACAACCAGAGTAGTTGGACGGCGCATCCAGCACTGCCATGATCGTGAGATCCTGCTCCGCGCACATTGGCTCATGCCTCTGCCGCCGAAAGGATCTGGAGGGTTTATGAGTGCTCCTGGTTCGATGGTCGGGCCTGCACCTGCACCGGTCGCGGAGGCCCGCGCCGAGTGGCTCTACCTGGATCAGGAAGCCATGTGCGCAGCCGGAGTGTTGGACATGCGGCAGGCGATGAGCGCGGTGGCTGCCGTCATGGTGGAATGGGAGAAAGGACGGGTGCGCCAGCCTCACAAGCTGGTGCTCCGCGCGGCCGACAGCAGCGCATGTGAGAGGCAGTGGCGCATCAACGGTTTGTGTGCCGCGCTGGGCGACCCCGTACGCTGGTTGGGAATGAAGTGGATGGCCAGTTTTCCGCCCAACCGCCGTCACGGTTTACCACGCGCCAGCGGCCTCATGATCCTGAATTCACCCGAATCCGGTTTGCCGCTGGCGGTCATGGACGCCACTCTGCTCAGTGCCATGCGCACCGGCGCCGTGACCGGCCTGGGGGTGCAATATTTGGCCCCGCCCGAGGTGCGCCGCGCCGCTATCATCGGTGCCGGCGTCCAGGCGCGCACGCAGGCGCTGGGCCTGGCGACCGCCTGCCCGATGCTGGAGGACATTGCGATCGTGGCACGCCGGCCCGAGGCCGCCTCGGCTTGCGTGGCCGATTGCCGGCGCATCTGGCCGATTCCGGTGCGCGTAGGCGGCCGCGCCGATCTCGCCGTTGCCGACATCCTCGTGACCGCTACCACCGCCGATACGCCCGTCCTCTTCGCCGAGGACGTCCGGCCGGGTGCTCTGACCGTGCAAATCGCCGGCCATGAGTGCAGCTACGAGTTGATCGCCGCCTGCGACAAGATTGTCTGCGACGACTGGGACACGGTGAAGCATCGCGGTCTGTCCACTCCGGCACGCATGCACGCCGCCGGCCTGCTTTCCGATGACCGCATCCATGCCAGCCTGGCGCAACTGCTCACGGGTACACGGCCCGGGCGCGAGCGCGCCGGCGAGCGCATTCACTTTTGCCATATCGGCATGGGTCTCGACGATGTGGCTCTCGCCGCTGCGGTCTACCAGAATGCGCTGCGGCGCGGCCTGGGACAAGCCCTGGAGCTCTGGCGGGCGCCGCTGTGGGCATAGCGAGAGCTCCGGCCGCGGGTTACGCTGCCATCTCTGATTTCGCGCCTGCCCCCCGTCCGGGCCGCTACCGCCGCATTGGCAATTTTCTGGTGCCGCACAGTCCTGCGGGTGAGGCCTGGTACTGGCGGCATCTGCTCCGCCTGCAGCGGCTGTCGCGGCGCAGAGTGCTCGCCCGCTGCCGCCGTGGCGCGACATTTGGTTGCCGCTGGTGATGGCACATTACGCCTGTTGCGGCCAGCAGGCCGCCGCTTGGAGCGCCGCGTGCAACGCCTGGGCCGACTGCGAAAGCCGCCGGGCCTTCTGATCGCGCGCACCAGCATGCTACAGTGGAGTCTGTCGCGTGGCGCCATCGTCTAGCGGTTAGGACGTCGCCCTCTCAAGGCGAAGACCGTGGGTTCGAATCCCACTGGCGCTACCAACTCCCTCAGTTGAACCAGTTGGCTCTACGCCAACAACGGGGAAGGTGGGACCCCGGAGCGGTTCAATCACATAGTACCTTGACGCGCATCCGGTAGTTTTCGAAGTTGCGGAAGCCGTACGCCTGACGGCTGACAAGTTCCATTTAGTTGTGAAAGCCGCGGCTGCCGGCCGCAGGTGCGGCAGTGCAGCTTCCATGCCTGCACCTCCAGCCAGCAGTGTCGCAGCCCCCAGTCCTCGTGCCGCACCACCCGCCGGAAACGCCCGCGGCTGCGCACCGCCGTCGCCCCGCGGCGTCCGCACGCTCGCCCGTTATATTCGCCGTGCTCTACCCGAGCAAGCGCGACGCGCTCACCGCGAAATTCACCCGCCAGCCTCAGGGCTCGCCGTCCGCTTGCGCTCGTTTTCGTCCGGCGCCGCGGCGCGCAGTAGTTGCTCGTAGATCCGATTGCGCTCCAGGGGTGTGCGCGGCTTTCTTTTCGTTCGCAATAGCCGTAATAGTGATCTCATACGCTCAATCCGTAGTTCTGCGTTCGCGGATTCTGCCCCACCGCCACTCTTTTTCGTCGGCAGATTCAGCCTGCAAGTTTAGGGTGTTCGCAGGAACAGTCAGGGCGCAAGGTGCGGATGAGAATGGGTTCAAGTGCGCTTATGAAGCCAAGTTCTGCCTCCAATCCTGGCCCCAATCTTTCTGGGAACCGCCCCCTAGTGTCTCGTGCGGGATACCGCTTGCGGGCCGAAAGAGGCTGCCGCGCCCACAATCAACTCCTGTTTTTCCACCATGCTCAGCCTTGCTGGCGGATGCATTGGCAGGTAGAACCACAACGGCATATTACCGCACGCGACTTCACGGGCTACATCCTTGGCGTGAAGTTGGGACTGATTCCATTGACTGAAACTCAGATTGCGCCGGCCATCCATAATGTCGCGCTCCAGCAGACAGGAAAGCGTCGCGTGAAAGCCGGATTTGGGGTTTTCAATTTCGACGCTGGCGCCGGGTATCACCTCACCGGACGCCAGAGCGACGGAGACCCGGATCTTCAGCGCCGTGAATGGCCTGGTGAAACGTGATAGCCAGCACCAGCAGCACGCAAACACACGCCAAACTGCTGAATGCGCGGCGGCTGAGCTGCGGACACACCTTGGCCATTGGAATGGTGAGACGCGGTTATCTCTTTGACGGTTACATAAACGCGCTAGGCTGAGCGCATGGACCATTTTGATGTGATCGTAATCGGCAGCGGGGCGGGCGGCGGTGCGCTGACCTATCGGCTGGCTGCGAGCGGCAAGCGCATTTTGCTGCTGGAACGCGGCGGGTTTTTAAAGCGCGAAAAGGAGAACTGGGACGCCAAGGCCGTCTTCGTCGATGCTCGCTATCGCGCTTCGGAAGAGTGGCTCGACAAAGATGGCAATGTGTTTCACCCCGGCATTCAGTACTACGTTGGCGGCAACACCAAAGTTTACGGCGCCGCGCTGTTCCGCTTCCGGCCGCAGGACTTCGGCGAAGTGCGGCATCACGACGGGATTTCACCGGCCTGGCCGCTCGACTACGAGGACTTTGAGCCGTATTACACCCGCGCCGAGCAGTTGTTCCATGTCCATGGGCAGCACGGCATTGACCCCATCGAAGGACGCGCGAGCGCGCCCTATCCGCATCCGCCGGTCAAGCATGAGCCGCGCATTCAGAAACTATGCGATGACCTCACCCGCGCGGGTCTGCATCCGTTCCCGCTGCCGCTCGG is part of the Acidobacteriota bacterium genome and harbors:
- a CDS encoding methyltransferase domain-containing protein gives rise to the protein MPVSDPGRPPALILCAQIAALALTRRLGRAGLAVGLWDVAPATGPDAPVAMHSRFARWRFTGSGGEDAGWADQLIQVAQTMGNRPVLVPTSDDSLLLISRQRERLMPHFRFLLPDAATLEMLLDKRCLHEAAARSGVPVPRSIPLRSRADLDSAATELGFPCLLKSAYGKVGQSAVSRLAGKVRVANREQLLRAFAALSACDDRLMLQEFLAGGADRVALYNAYFDARSEPIAVFTGRKLRQYPEAFGTACASEACAMPGLAEPLTAWLQQLRYIGPIDIGLKWSEREKVYKLLDVNPRLGQNYRTFVGDDPQHVDLGWLTYNEAAGLPLPQVRPLRALPRRWRIEDDDFRTCRHLYRCGAWSAAAWLLDALQFQSFRHESAYWSWPDPAPLLHHVSRQWRQHRRHAQHRRHSVREEFNHWAERGDAVRMEHEHRAYAERVLERMQLRPGDRVLDLGCGSGWAAQLAAGRLGAYGLAVGLDISDAMLRTANHHGPARLLCASAARMPFPDACFTHVLSVESFYYLPDSRAALSEVRRILAPGGWLYLLMFLYRGNPHARHWQKQIAVPVQLRSAQQWQELLMRSGWAEVRVEQFGPSCSAVDPGGHAWACLAVARHPQPAAAVDNQSSWTAHPALP
- a CDS encoding ornithine cyclodeaminase family protein; translation: MPLPPKGSGGFMSAPGSMVGPAPAPVAEARAEWLYLDQEAMCAAGVLDMRQAMSAVAAVMVEWEKGRVRQPHKLVLRAADSSACERQWRINGLCAALGDPVRWLGMKWMASFPPNRRHGLPRASGLMILNSPESGLPLAVMDATLLSAMRTGAVTGLGVQYLAPPEVRRAAIIGAGVQARTQALGLATACPMLEDIAIVARRPEAASACVADCRRIWPIPVRVGGRADLAVADILVTATTADTPVLFAEDVRPGALTVQIAGHECSYELIAACDKIVCDDWDTVKHRGLSTPARMHAAGLLSDDRIHASLAQLLTGTRPGRERAGERIHFCHIGMGLDDVALAAAVYQNALRRGLGQALELWRAPLWA
- a CDS encoding methyltransferase domain-containing protein; translated protein: MSEALTPEEQKLRTEFNDWAAHGKGASMARHHRAITERMFARIGFAPGDRVLDLGCGSGWATRLAAERVGPQGLAVGVDVSDAMIAQAADAESPLHNTRFVASPADHIPWSNNFFRSVFSVESFYYYPDPRAVLDELKRVLVPGGGLFLLMCLYTGNPNAKSWIQQLAVPVQYKSTEEWRALLADAGWADARIEEFRPDPADKEPDEHAYACLAMARKP
- the thiC gene encoding phosphomethylpyrimidine synthase ThiC, with the protein product MLRSPWIAERHARQCTAGSDAMTQLHFARQGVVTEEMDFVARREILPATLIRDEVAAGRMIIPANIRHPELEPMAIGVASRCKINANIGNSSVTSAREAELEKLHVAVHYGADTVMDLSTGGDIPAIREAILRSSPVPIGTVPVYEALTKVRQIRDLTPELLLETIESQAEQGVDYMTIHAGILRDYLPLTKERITGIVSRGGAILAEWMVANGKENPLYDHFDAICKIFRKYDVSFSLGDSLRPGSLHDASDAAQFAELKTLGELTRRAWEHECQVMIEGPGHIPMDQIQMQVEKEVALCHGAPFYTLGPLVTDFAPGYDHITSAIGAAMIGWHGAAMLCYVTPKEHLGLPNAEDVKQGLMAYRIAAHAADIARHRPGARDRDDALSRARKSFNWREQFALSLDPPTAEAMHDETLPQSGYKDAHFCSMCGPQHCSMAHGVVDDYVANSEPEPVGKR